Proteins encoded together in one Labilibaculum sp. DW002 window:
- a CDS encoding Yip1 family protein gives MTIYSTYKHLFQLFIQAGQEWKQIAQERYTPKEIFIQLILPLLVIMGTCNFLGYQLFEQNPAQHIQMHLFSASATFLFSIVSFYISTLLIAKFAHYETKQERFTKAFTLVGYSFVPGIIFNSLAFLLPSINYLTILGLFSFFILYKGIGPMLNIPEDKKSGYFTFILIGLLSVYAVLGAFFIGIASYLGF, from the coding sequence ATGACAATTTATAGTACTTATAAACACCTATTTCAATTGTTTATTCAAGCCGGACAGGAATGGAAACAAATTGCCCAAGAAAGATATACACCCAAAGAAATTTTCATTCAACTTATACTGCCATTATTAGTAATAATGGGCACTTGCAATTTTTTAGGCTATCAACTCTTCGAGCAAAATCCTGCACAACACATTCAAATGCATTTATTTTCTGCTAGTGCAACCTTTCTATTTTCCATAGTATCCTTTTACATTTCAACACTGTTAATTGCAAAGTTTGCTCACTATGAAACGAAACAAGAACGATTCACTAAAGCTTTTACCTTAGTAGGATACTCCTTTGTTCCAGGAATTATATTTAACTCACTTGCATTTTTATTGCCTAGCATAAACTATCTAACCATCCTAGGTCTGTTTAGTTTTTTCATACTATACAAAGGAATTGGCCCTATGCTAAACATTCCCGAAGATAAAAAATCGGGTTATTTCACCTTTATCCTTATCGGACTTCTATCTGTTTATGCTGTTTTAGGAGCTTTCTTTATTGGCATTGCTAGCTATTTAGGATTTTAA
- the miaA gene encoding tRNA (adenosine(37)-N6)-dimethylallyltransferase MiaA — MQNNLLVVLGATATGKTSLAVHLAKEFQGEIISADSRQIYRGMDLGTGKDIEEYVVDGMPIPYHLIDIADAGYKYNVYEFQRDFVKAFEQISAKNKMPVVCGGTGMYLEAALKGYKLIAVPKDQEFRDELEAKSLDELGVILRSYKEVHNNSDLETQKRAIRAIEIERYYASNPQIEMDYPELNPLLIGIKFDREDRRKRISQRLKERLNSGMVEEVEGLIKSGVSPEDLIYYGLEYKFLTQYVVGDLTYDEMFSRLEVAIHQFAKRQMTWFRKMERSGSNIHWLDGFMPLEEKIQKVKELML; from the coding sequence ATGCAAAATAACTTATTAGTCGTACTTGGAGCTACCGCAACAGGAAAAACAAGCTTAGCTGTACATTTGGCAAAAGAATTTCAAGGCGAAATTATAAGTGCCGATTCACGCCAAATTTATAGAGGTATGGATTTGGGCACAGGAAAAGATATCGAGGAATATGTTGTTGATGGAATGCCAATTCCATACCATTTAATCGATATTGCAGATGCGGGTTACAAGTATAATGTTTATGAGTTTCAGAGAGATTTTGTGAAGGCTTTTGAGCAGATTTCTGCTAAAAATAAAATGCCAGTTGTCTGTGGTGGAACGGGAATGTATTTGGAGGCGGCTTTAAAAGGATATAAGTTAATTGCAGTGCCAAAAGATCAAGAATTTCGTGACGAGTTAGAGGCAAAGTCATTGGACGAGTTAGGAGTCATTTTGCGTTCATATAAAGAAGTGCACAATAACTCTGATTTAGAAACGCAGAAGAGAGCGATTCGTGCCATTGAGATCGAAAGATATTATGCATCCAATCCGCAAATTGAAATGGATTATCCGGAGTTGAATCCCTTGTTAATTGGTATTAAATTCGACCGTGAAGATCGAAGAAAAAGAATCTCTCAGCGTTTAAAGGAAAGATTAAATTCTGGAATGGTGGAAGAGGTTGAAGGACTAATTAAATCAGGTGTTTCTCCAGAGGATTTAATTTACTATGGCTTGGAATATAAATTTCTAACGCAATATGTGGTTGGCGATTTAACCTATGATGAGATGTTTTCAAGACTCGAAGTTGCTATACATCAATTTGCTAAGCGACAAATGACATGGTTTCGAAAAATGGAACGAAGTGGCTCCAATATTCATTGGTTAGATGGATTTATGCCTTTAGAGGAGAAAATTCAAAAGGTAAAAGAGCTCATGCTTTAA
- a CDS encoding sensor histidine kinase produces the protein MSNIKKISRSRIAYHILFWVLALTFWLFTMFVASSFKNIVKLEPVLMTLIFNLCFAAAVYFNLLVLIPRLFKKQRFFLYSVSLLITISIAAFFIDFLLVYPLQSFVQGEEYFQELTFFVWFNFAFFTFIYVGVTSFLSLMRELFVLQKISFQLKDIEREKLEAELKALKAQINPHFLFNTLNNIYSLTLDKSDKAPSLVLKLSDLMRYILYDCNDRFVLLEKELDFLNNYLDLQRIRLDDKIPVQMTVKGNANSSMIAPLLFEPLIENAFKHGAFGKMNNGFVNILFNFEDKERIELVIENSSESDWSQEDKKDSGIGIKNVIRRLELLYPEKHNLEIAEVDNLFKVSLKIDLS, from the coding sequence ATGAGTAACATAAAAAAAATATCTCGAAGTAGAATCGCATATCATATTTTGTTTTGGGTACTTGCGTTAACGTTTTGGTTATTTACCATGTTTGTGGCAAGTAGTTTTAAAAACATTGTAAAATTAGAGCCTGTTTTAATGACTTTGATTTTTAATCTTTGTTTTGCGGCTGCAGTCTATTTTAATCTGTTAGTGTTAATTCCACGTTTGTTTAAAAAACAACGATTTTTTCTGTATAGTGTTTCTCTTCTGATAACAATTTCAATAGCTGCCTTTTTTATCGATTTCTTACTGGTTTATCCCTTGCAAAGCTTTGTTCAGGGAGAAGAGTATTTTCAAGAGTTGACCTTTTTTGTCTGGTTTAATTTTGCATTTTTCACTTTTATATATGTTGGGGTAACAAGTTTTTTATCCTTGATGCGGGAGCTATTTGTTCTCCAAAAAATATCATTTCAGTTAAAGGATATTGAAAGAGAAAAATTGGAGGCTGAGTTAAAGGCTCTTAAAGCACAAATAAATCCACATTTCTTATTCAACACCTTAAATAATATATATTCGTTAACACTTGATAAGTCGGATAAAGCACCTAGTTTGGTATTAAAGTTGTCGGACTTAATGAGATATATTTTATATGATTGCAACGATCGTTTTGTTTTGTTAGAGAAGGAATTGGATTTTCTCAATAATTATCTTGATTTGCAAAGAATCCGATTGGATGATAAAATTCCAGTTCAGATGACTGTGAAAGGGAATGCTAATAGCAGTATGATTGCACCCTTATTGTTTGAACCTTTAATAGAAAATGCATTTAAGCATGGCGCTTTTGGTAAAATGAATAATGGATTTGTGAATATTCTCTTTAATTTTGAGGATAAAGAGCGAATTGAACTGGTGATAGAGAACAGTTCTGAGTCAGATTGGAGTCAAGAGGACAAAAAGGACAGTGGAATAGGGATTAAAAATGTAATTCGTCGATTGGAATTGTTGTATCCTGAAAAACACAATCTTGAAATAGCAGAGGTTGACAACCTGTTTAAGGTTTCATTGAAAATAGATTTATCCTAA
- a CDS encoding LytR/AlgR family response regulator transcription factor — MKCLIVDDEPLAQRVLEKYVSELPGLELIGKCSDAIEAMEVLQENEVDLIFLDINMPRLSGINFLKTYKNPPMVIITTAYTEYALESYELNVLDYLKKPFSFERFLQSVQKAEEKMKGTPEPQEAEKEEREYIFVKANKKTININLDSILYVEALGDYVKIFTIDGHVVTYQSLKGIERLLPSQKFYRIHKSYIVSLSKIKSIEGNMVHLEKATIPIGNNYKQGFFQVIHPV, encoded by the coding sequence TTGAAATGTTTAATAGTTGATGATGAGCCTTTGGCGCAAAGGGTTTTGGAGAAATATGTCTCAGAATTGCCAGGTCTTGAATTGATAGGGAAGTGTAGTGATGCAATTGAGGCGATGGAAGTTTTACAAGAAAATGAAGTTGATCTGATTTTTCTAGATATCAATATGCCTCGTTTAAGCGGAATTAATTTTTTAAAAACATATAAAAATCCACCAATGGTGATAATAACAACGGCATATACCGAATATGCTTTAGAGAGTTATGAGCTGAATGTATTGGATTACCTTAAAAAGCCATTTTCGTTTGAACGTTTTTTACAATCGGTTCAGAAAGCAGAGGAAAAAATGAAAGGTACTCCGGAGCCTCAAGAAGCAGAAAAAGAGGAGCGAGAATATATTTTTGTTAAGGCAAATAAAAAAACAATTAATATAAATCTTGATTCCATTCTATATGTAGAGGCTTTGGGAGATTACGTGAAAATATTTACGATCGATGGGCATGTTGTGACTTATCAATCTTTGAAAGGAATAGAGCGTTTGTTGCCTTCGCAGAAATTTTATCGAATTCATAAATCGTATATTGTGTCTTTATCGAAAATTAAATCGATAGAAGGAAATATGGTTCATTTAGAAAAAGCTACTATTCCTATTGGAAATAACTACAAACAAGGGTTTTTTCAAGTAATACACCCTGTTTAA
- a CDS encoding ATP-binding cassette domain-containing protein, whose product MGESILNALMHLFAIVANAKEEGVSREGRVIVEGFLNRYVNSELQVEYLRLFENYSEFYRREMEYQASVHAQQANILSLTEASKVCSKIKVELVQEERLIVLMRLLEFVYEDKLVSENEFEFISIVAENFKIPRSEFINCLAFVWGDTLDEYDKSKFLIIDNKVTEWSENLSWFMKKDVKKKENDFKHLFCENLYGRLIVMFAESVNLLVFKYEGELNLYLEGNKIKPDRTYQLSNGSIIKGPNIKSIYYTDIAGKFLKEESQEKIIFSAKDIEFKFRNSHNGIHNFNISEKSGQLIGIMGGSGVGKSTLLNVLNGNLPLNSGEIFINDFEIHRNKSAIQGLIGFVPQDDLLIEELTVFQNLYYNAKLCFKEFTEHQILKTVHTLLHDLALYEARNLKVGNPLNKFISGGQRKRLNIGLELMREPSILLVDEPTSGLSSTDSEMIMNLLKQQTLKGKLVIANIHQPSSEIFKMFDKLWIMDKGGYPIYTGNPIDSIVYFKTQNSQVNAAESECITCGNVNPEQILQIVETRKIDENGKPTRERRILPVEWYEKYKENIEANHLPLRADKKLPKSNFKIPSKVKQFSIFWIRNLLSKLTNRQYLIINLFEAPLLAFILGFFTKYTSAGNYVFGDNKNYPVFLFMAVVVSMFIGLSVSAEEIIRDKKILQREKFLNLCRISYLASKIIFLFVLSAIQSISFVLIGNYILDIEGMTLSFWLVLFTTSCYSNMVGLNISSGLNSVITIYILIPLILVPQLLLGGAMIKFDDLHGGITNKTYVPIIGDLMTTRWAYEAMAVTQFKDNEFEKHFFDYEKGVSDAAFTSSFLIPKIESILIDCERNIEFEKNSEETNAQFLMLQNEIERLAEEAGFNVFPEIKELNIYDFNLNVAENTRHFLDKIKLYYVGLGSESGYKKDFQYSRLVDSLGRDGVYNFKQNYYNQALADLVLNRTEVNKMIEVDERLVQKKDPIFMYPDSRFGRAHFYAPVKRIWNYYIDTYWFNLMIIWLGTALLFFTLWSDVLRKVMNYIEGIKLVRREKKRK is encoded by the coding sequence ATGGGGGAATCGATTTTAAATGCGTTAATGCATCTGTTTGCGATTGTAGCAAATGCAAAAGAAGAGGGGGTTTCGCGAGAGGGAAGGGTGATTGTTGAAGGGTTTTTGAATCGCTATGTTAATTCTGAGCTTCAAGTAGAATATTTACGATTATTTGAGAACTATTCTGAATTCTATCGTCGAGAGATGGAGTATCAGGCATCTGTTCATGCCCAGCAGGCAAATATACTTTCTTTAACAGAAGCATCTAAAGTTTGTTCTAAGATTAAAGTAGAGCTCGTACAGGAAGAACGCTTGATTGTATTGATGCGCTTATTGGAATTCGTTTATGAGGATAAATTGGTAAGCGAAAATGAATTCGAATTCATAAGTATCGTTGCTGAAAATTTTAAAATACCACGTTCCGAATTTATTAATTGTCTCGCCTTTGTTTGGGGTGATACGCTCGATGAATACGATAAAAGCAAGTTTCTGATAATCGATAATAAGGTTACCGAGTGGTCCGAGAATTTATCGTGGTTCATGAAAAAGGATGTAAAGAAGAAGGAAAATGACTTCAAGCATCTTTTTTGTGAAAATTTGTATGGTAGACTTATCGTAATGTTCGCAGAAAGTGTGAATTTACTGGTTTTCAAGTACGAAGGTGAGCTTAATTTATATTTAGAAGGGAATAAAATAAAACCAGATAGGACCTACCAATTAAGCAATGGATCAATAATTAAAGGGCCTAATATCAAGTCAATTTACTATACGGATATTGCTGGTAAATTTCTGAAAGAAGAATCTCAGGAAAAGATCATATTTTCAGCTAAGGATATTGAATTTAAATTTAGAAATTCTCATAATGGGATTCACAACTTCAACATCTCCGAGAAAAGTGGCCAACTAATTGGCATCATGGGTGGTAGTGGTGTAGGAAAATCAACACTATTAAACGTCCTTAATGGCAATTTACCTCTTAATAGCGGTGAAATCTTCATCAACGATTTCGAAATTCACAGAAACAAGTCTGCTATTCAAGGATTAATTGGTTTTGTTCCTCAGGATGATCTTTTAATTGAAGAATTAACGGTCTTCCAGAATCTATACTATAACGCAAAGCTCTGTTTCAAAGAATTTACTGAGCATCAAATTTTAAAAACAGTTCACACTTTACTCCATGATTTAGCACTTTATGAGGCTAGAAATCTAAAAGTAGGTAATCCTCTAAATAAATTCATTAGCGGTGGACAACGTAAGCGTCTAAACATCGGTTTGGAGCTTATGCGTGAACCATCAATTCTATTAGTTGACGAACCGACTTCGGGTCTTTCATCTACTGATTCAGAAATGATTATGAATCTTCTGAAGCAACAAACTTTAAAGGGAAAACTAGTTATTGCTAATATCCACCAGCCCTCATCGGAGATCTTTAAGATGTTCGATAAGCTATGGATTATGGATAAAGGTGGTTATCCGATTTATACAGGAAATCCGATTGATTCAATTGTTTATTTTAAAACACAAAACTCACAAGTTAATGCCGCTGAAAGTGAATGTATCACCTGTGGTAATGTAAATCCTGAGCAAATTCTACAAATTGTAGAAACTCGAAAAATTGATGAAAACGGTAAACCAACTCGTGAAAGAAGAATTCTTCCGGTTGAATGGTATGAAAAATACAAGGAGAATATTGAAGCTAACCATTTGCCATTGCGTGCCGATAAAAAATTACCTAAAAGTAATTTTAAAATACCAAGTAAAGTTAAGCAATTCTCGATTTTTTGGATTAGAAATTTACTCTCAAAACTAACAAACAGGCAATACTTAATTATTAACCTGTTTGAAGCACCCTTGTTAGCCTTTATTCTTGGCTTTTTCACAAAATACACTTCAGCTGGCAACTATGTTTTTGGCGACAACAAGAACTATCCCGTTTTTCTATTTATGGCTGTCGTCGTTTCCATGTTTATAGGACTTAGTGTCAGCGCCGAGGAAATTATTCGTGATAAAAAGATATTACAACGAGAGAAATTCCTGAATTTGTGTAGGATTAGTTATCTGGCATCTAAAATTATTTTCTTGTTTGTTTTATCAGCGATACAATCCATTTCATTTGTGTTGATAGGCAATTACATTCTTGATATAGAAGGAATGACCCTTTCCTTTTGGCTCGTTCTGTTTACAACATCCTGTTATTCTAATATGGTTGGCCTAAATATTTCTTCCGGGTTAAATTCTGTAATTACAATTTATATCCTCATACCATTAATTCTGGTACCGCAACTTCTTTTGGGTGGTGCTATGATTAAATTTGATGATTTACATGGAGGAATTACTAATAAAACCTATGTCCCAATTATAGGTGATTTAATGACTACACGATGGGCTTACGAGGCTATGGCTGTCACTCAATTTAAGGATAATGAATTCGAAAAACACTTCTTCGATTATGAAAAAGGTGTCAGTGATGCTGCCTTCACAAGCTCATTCTTAATTCCAAAAATTGAATCAATTCTTATTGATTGTGAAAGGAATATTGAATTCGAAAAAAACTCAGAAGAGACCAACGCTCAATTTCTGATGCTTCAAAATGAAATAGAAAGATTGGCTGAAGAAGCTGGTTTTAATGTATTTCCTGAAATTAAAGAATTGAATATTTATGATTTTAATTTAAATGTAGCAGAGAATACCAGACATTTTTTAGATAAAATAAAGTTGTATTACGTTGGTTTGGGAAGTGAATCGGGCTATAAGAAAGATTTTCAGTACTCAAGATTAGTTGACTCACTTGGACGTGATGGTGTATATAATTTTAAGCAAAACTATTACAATCAAGCCTTGGCTGATTTGGTTTTAAACAGAACTGAAGTCAATAAAATGATTGAAGTCGATGAAAGGCTTGTTCAAAAGAAGGATCCAATATTCATGTACCCTGATTCCAGATTTGGGCGAGCTCATTTTTATGCACCCGTGAAACGAATTTGGAATTATTACATCGACACCTATTGGTTTAATCTGATGATAATTTGGTTAGGAACAGCTCTTCTTTTTTTTACTTTGTGGTCTGATGTTCTTCGTAAAGTGATGAATTACATAGAGGGAATTAAACTCGTTAGACGAGAGAAGAAAAGAAAGTAA
- a CDS encoding DMT family transporter produces the protein MKKFLLSTTVLAIFACLLWATPFTAIKIGLKYTTPLQFAGIRFFLSGLIILPFIKDLKYKVLESKKRWRFILWVALLQTTFLYGLFYTGISYLPGALGAMLIGAQPLFAAIMAHIMLKNDKMNWQKIMAILLGLTGVCIISLGRADFVLSTTIPLGVGILILNNIVGSTGNVIVSRDAKDMPPRVLASFSMIIGGAVLMLISIPVENPSWTTIHPNEYYYSLAWLAMVSAFAITIWFGLLQRPGVKVSNLNTWKFIIPIFGAFLSWMILPDEHPDVISIIGMCVIAFSLLLVNFLNRRAAAKKA, from the coding sequence ATGAAGAAGTTTCTACTATCTACCACAGTACTTGCCATATTCGCATGCTTACTTTGGGCTACACCATTTACTGCCATTAAAATTGGTTTAAAGTACACTACTCCTCTTCAATTTGCAGGAATCCGCTTCTTCTTATCAGGTCTTATCATATTACCCTTCATAAAAGATTTAAAATACAAAGTACTCGAATCTAAAAAAAGATGGCGCTTTATTCTTTGGGTTGCCTTATTACAGACAACCTTTCTTTACGGATTATTTTACACTGGCATTAGTTATTTACCTGGAGCCTTAGGTGCAATGTTGATTGGAGCTCAACCTCTTTTCGCAGCAATAATGGCTCATATTATGCTGAAAAATGACAAAATGAACTGGCAAAAAATAATGGCCATTCTATTGGGTCTAACTGGGGTATGCATCATCAGCTTGGGAAGGGCAGATTTTGTTCTGTCTACAACAATTCCACTTGGTGTTGGAATCTTAATTTTGAATAATATTGTAGGGAGTACTGGCAATGTAATTGTTTCACGAGATGCCAAAGACATGCCACCTCGTGTTCTAGCATCCTTCTCGATGATTATTGGAGGAGCCGTATTAATGCTCATCTCAATCCCAGTTGAAAATCCATCATGGACTACCATTCACCCAAACGAATATTATTATTCATTGGCATGGTTAGCAATGGTTTCTGCCTTTGCAATTACAATTTGGTTTGGCTTATTACAACGTCCTGGGGTTAAAGTTTCCAACCTAAACACATGGAAATTTATCATCCCAATTTTTGGTGCATTCTTAAGCTGGATGATTCTACCTGATGAACATCCAGATGTAATTTCAATTATTGGAATGTGCGTAATTGCCTTTAGCTTGCTTCTGGTAAATTTTCTCAACAGAAGGGCTGCAGCAAAAAAAGCTTAG
- a CDS encoding S9 family peptidase, whose amino-acid sequence MKNKNLLLGLALVTGLTSCQQKAEEPKDDSSYKTPETKLASDRMTPEVLWSFGRMGGESISPDEKTVLYGVTYFNKEENKSYRDLYTLPVAGGKATQITNTKGKEWGERWTKNGQIAFLSAESGSVQVWEMNADGTGRKQLTDIEGGINDFKFSPDESKMLFSKEVKLEENVHDKHPDLKKSDGRVINDEFYRHWDHWVETYTHIFVADFSKGTMLKTGKDIMEGEKWEAPVRPWGGIEQVNWTTDGKTIAYSSRKKFGQAYGLSTNTDIYFYNLESGKTKNMTKGMMGYDNNLSFSPDGKYMAWESMEREGYEADQIRLFVMDLKTGEKKYMTKGFDQNAGHLTWTKDSKSIYFISNWHATDEIYRMNMADGKIHKITEGVHNYQSVHPVGDKLIAKRVSMSKPAELYTVDAKTGESNEISFVNKHILDQLTMGTVEKRWVKTTDGKKMLVWVIKPPHFDENKKYPALLYCQGGPQSTVSQFWSYRWNFQMMASNDYVIVAPNRRGLPGFGKEWCEQISGDYGGQNMKDYLSAIDNVKAEKYVDADRLGCVGASYGGFSTFWLAGHHNKRFKAFIAHDGMFNLEAQYLETEEMFFVNWDLGGAFWDKKNKVAQRSYANSPHKFVDKWDTPIMVVHGEKDYRIVASQGMQAFNAARLRGIPAKYLYFPEENHWVLGVQNGILWQREFASWLDKWLKK is encoded by the coding sequence ATGAAAAACAAAAACCTTTTGCTAGGCTTAGCACTTGTTACTGGATTAACATCCTGTCAACAAAAAGCTGAGGAACCAAAAGATGATTCATCTTACAAAACACCCGAAACCAAATTAGCTTCAGATCGTATGACACCAGAGGTTTTATGGTCGTTTGGACGTATGGGTGGAGAAAGTATTTCGCCTGACGAGAAAACAGTTCTTTATGGAGTGACTTATTTTAATAAAGAAGAAAATAAATCGTACAGAGATCTTTATACACTTCCAGTTGCTGGAGGCAAAGCGACTCAAATTACCAATACAAAAGGTAAAGAGTGGGGAGAACGTTGGACAAAGAATGGTCAGATTGCTTTTCTTTCAGCTGAAAGCGGATCGGTTCAGGTCTGGGAAATGAATGCTGATGGAACAGGCCGTAAGCAATTGACTGATATTGAAGGTGGAATTAACGATTTTAAATTTTCTCCAGATGAGTCGAAAATGTTATTCTCGAAAGAGGTAAAGCTTGAAGAGAATGTTCATGATAAACACCCAGATTTGAAAAAATCTGATGGTCGCGTTATTAACGATGAGTTTTATCGCCATTGGGACCATTGGGTAGAAACTTACACTCACATTTTTGTTGCTGATTTCAGCAAAGGAACAATGTTGAAAACTGGTAAGGATATTATGGAAGGTGAAAAGTGGGAAGCTCCTGTTCGCCCTTGGGGTGGAATTGAGCAAGTAAACTGGACTACTGATGGTAAGACGATTGCTTATTCTTCTCGTAAGAAGTTCGGTCAAGCATATGGTCTTTCTACTAATACAGATATCTATTTTTATAATTTGGAAAGTGGAAAAACCAAGAACATGACCAAAGGTATGATGGGGTACGATAATAACCTGTCTTTTTCGCCTGATGGAAAATATATGGCTTGGGAAAGTATGGAACGTGAAGGTTATGAGGCAGATCAGATTCGTTTATTTGTAATGGACTTGAAGACTGGCGAGAAGAAATATATGACAAAAGGTTTCGATCAAAATGCTGGTCACCTAACTTGGACAAAGGATAGTAAATCTATTTACTTTATTTCTAACTGGCATGCAACTGATGAGATCTACCGTATGAACATGGCTGATGGTAAAATTCACAAGATTACTGAAGGTGTTCATAATTACCAATCGGTACATCCTGTTGGTGATAAGTTGATTGCTAAGCGTGTATCAATGAGTAAGCCAGCTGAATTATATACTGTTGATGCTAAAACAGGAGAGTCAAATGAAATCTCTTTCGTAAATAAGCACATCCTTGATCAGTTGACCATGGGTACAGTTGAAAAAAGATGGGTAAAAACGACTGACGGTAAGAAGATGTTGGTTTGGGTGATTAAGCCACCACATTTTGATGAGAATAAGAAATATCCAGCTTTACTTTATTGCCAAGGTGGCCCTCAGTCAACTGTTTCTCAGTTTTGGAGTTACCGTTGGAATTTCCAAATGATGGCTTCAAATGACTATGTAATTGTTGCACCAAACCGTAGAGGTTTACCAGGATTTGGTAAAGAATGGTGTGAGCAAATTTCAGGCGATTATGGTGGACAAAATATGAAAGATTATCTTTCTGCAATTGATAATGTGAAAGCTGAGAAGTATGTTGATGCAGATCGTTTAGGTTGTGTTGGTGCATCTTATGGTGGATTCTCGACTTTCTGGTTGGCAGGTCATCACAACAAGCGTTTCAAAGCATTCATTGCTCACGATGGTATGTTCAACTTAGAAGCTCAATATTTAGAAACGGAAGAGATGTTTTTTGTGAACTGGGATCTTGGCGGAGCATTTTGGGATAAGAAAAACAAGGTTGCTCAGCGTTCATATGCTAACTCTCCTCATAAATTTGTTGACAAGTGGGATACGCCAATTATGGTTGTTCACGGAGAAAAAGATTACCGTATTGTTGCTTCACAAGGTATGCAAGCATTTAATGCTGCTCGTTTGAGAGGTATTCCTGCGAAATATCTTTATTTCCCTGAAGAAAACCATTGGGTACTTGGTGTTCAGAATGGAATTCTATGGCAACGCGAATTTGCTAGCTGGCTAGATAAATGGTTAAAGAAGTAG
- the recA gene encoding recombinase RecA, whose amino-acid sequence MATKDIADINKEKLKALQLTMDKIDKTYGKGAIMRMGDNAIVDVPTISTGSLSLDMALGVGGLPRGRIVEIYGPESSGKTTLAIHAMAEVQKAGGIAAFIDAEHAFDRFYAEKLGVDTENLLISQPDNGEQALEIADQLIRSSAIDLVVIDSVAALTPKAEIEGEMGESKMGLQARLMSQALRKLTANINKTNTTCMFINQLREKIGVMFGNPETTTGGNALKFYASVRLDIRRVGQIKDGDEIQGNHTRVKVVKNKVAPPFRKAEFDIMYGEGISKTGEIIDLGVDYNIIKKSGSWFSYGDVKLGQGREAVKRLITDNVELAEELEAKIVEAINNPAE is encoded by the coding sequence ATGGCAACTAAAGATATTGCAGACATTAATAAGGAAAAACTGAAAGCACTTCAGTTAACCATGGATAAAATTGATAAAACCTATGGTAAAGGCGCTATCATGAGAATGGGAGACAATGCCATTGTAGATGTACCAACCATCTCAACAGGATCTTTATCCTTAGATATGGCTTTGGGTGTGGGAGGACTTCCACGAGGACGTATCGTTGAGATTTATGGTCCTGAATCATCAGGTAAAACAACCCTTGCTATTCATGCTATGGCTGAAGTTCAGAAAGCTGGCGGTATTGCCGCTTTTATCGATGCTGAGCACGCTTTCGATCGTTTTTATGCAGAGAAGTTAGGTGTTGATACTGAGAATTTATTGATTTCTCAGCCAGATAATGGTGAGCAAGCACTTGAGATTGCAGACCAACTGATACGTTCATCAGCTATTGACTTGGTTGTAATTGACTCTGTTGCAGCTTTGACTCCTAAGGCGGAGATTGAAGGTGAAATGGGTGAGTCGAAGATGGGATTACAGGCTCGTTTGATGTCGCAAGCACTTCGTAAATTAACTGCGAACATTAATAAGACGAATACTACTTGTATGTTCATTAACCAGTTGCGTGAGAAAATTGGTGTCATGTTTGGAAACCCTGAAACGACAACAGGAGGTAATGCACTTAAGTTTTACGCTTCAGTTCGTTTGGATATTCGTCGTGTAGGTCAGATTAAAGATGGTGATGAGATTCAAGGTAACCACACACGTGTTAAAGTTGTGAAGAATAAGGTAGCACCTCCTTTCCGTAAAGCAGAATTTGATATCATGTATGGTGAAGGTATTTCTAAGACAGGTGAAATTATCGATCTTGGTGTTGATTATAACATCATTAAGAAAAGTGGTTCATGGTTCTCGTATGGTGATGTAAAGCTTGGTCAAGGTCGTGAGGCTGTTAAGCGTTTGATTACTGATAATGTAGAGTTGGCTGAAGAATTAGAAGCTAAAATTGTTGAAGCTATCAATAATCCTGCAGAATAA